In Longimicrobiales bacterium, a single window of DNA contains:
- a CDS encoding response regulator transcription factor, which translates to MRILVVEDDKKVASFLEKGLREEGYSVDTSNDGDDGLLKARVHEYDLLLLDVMLPGKSGFEIVRELRAAQSTVPVLMLTARDAKEDVVLGLDAGADDYLTKPFGFDELLARVRALLRRGGASRPDRLIYDDVELDRVTHRADRRGVKLNLTPKEFQLLEFFMLSPERVVRRTELLEKVWDLHFDPMSNVVDVHVGHLRGKLKEAGEGPLVHTVRGVGYVFHRDEPE; encoded by the coding sequence GTGAGAATCCTCGTAGTCGAAGACGACAAGAAGGTGGCGAGCTTCCTCGAGAAGGGGCTGCGCGAAGAGGGCTATTCCGTCGACACGTCGAACGACGGGGACGACGGATTGCTTAAGGCCCGTGTGCACGAGTACGACCTCCTCTTGCTCGATGTGATGCTGCCTGGGAAGAGCGGCTTTGAAATAGTACGCGAGCTGAGGGCCGCTCAGTCTACCGTGCCCGTCTTGATGCTGACCGCGCGTGACGCCAAGGAGGACGTGGTACTGGGCCTCGACGCGGGCGCCGACGACTATCTGACGAAGCCGTTCGGGTTCGATGAACTCCTGGCGCGGGTCAGGGCGCTGCTTCGTCGCGGTGGGGCCTCGCGCCCGGATCGCCTCATCTACGACGACGTCGAACTCGATCGGGTGACCCATCGTGCGGATCGCCGGGGGGTAAAGCTCAACCTTACCCCCAAGGAGTTCCAGCTTCTGGAGTTCTTCATGCTCAGCCCTGAGCGTGTGGTCCGTCGCACCGAACTCTTGGAGAAGGTTTGGGACCTCCACTTCGACCCCATGAGCAATGTCGTCGACGTACATGTCGGTCATCTGCGGGGCAAGCTGAAGGAGGCCGGCGAGGGGCCCCTCGTGCATACGGTTCGAGGTGTGGGCTACGTGTTTCATCGCGACGAGCCTGAATGA